From the genome of Hyphobacterium sp. CCMP332:
CATGGCCGCCACGCCGACATTGTTGAACAGGCAGAACCCCATCGGGCGGTCGCGCTCTGCATGATGTCCGGGCGGACGGGTGGCGCAGAAGGCTGCCTCCCCGTTGCCCGCCATGATCATGTCGACGGCCTGCACCGCAGCACCGGCCCCGCGCAGGGCCGCATTCAGCGATCCCCGGCACATGAAGGTGTCGAAGTCGAAGCCATGAAAGGCTTCATGGTCGGCGGGCTCGCCGTTGAACACGGCGTCGACATGGCGGGCCGTATGCATCCGCCCCACTTCCTCGCGGCTTGCCGCCCGCGCCTGGATTCGATCCAGACCCGCCAGAGAGGGTGTATCGGCCATGGCATCAAGAACGGCCCGCAAGCGAACGGGATTTTCGAAATGCGGCGGTGGCACGCGATGATCAAAGCCGGCATCGGAGGTCAGAATGAGTATTTTCATCCTCCCGATCTAGACCGATGAAGCTCTGGCGGGAAGATGTCAGATATGCCGGTTCTGAAAATCCTGCACACGCGACGGCAGGATCACGAGACTGGGCATGAATTCGTTGTAATTACAGGTCAGCTCCTCGCCCTTGCGGATCGCCCGCCGGGCAAAGCCGTCACCGTCGGCGCGAAACTCGATCGCCGCATCATCGCTATGGTTCAGAAACCGGGAATGGTCGCCATCCAGAAGATAGCCGCCCAGACCGGCATCGAAATAGGCATAGCGCTCTATGAAGCGCTGATAGACCGGCGAGGCGCGCTCCAGTTCTTCAGGGGTCACGACCCGGTCGATGGAGAGGTCGAGTGTCCAGACGCGCGCGCCTTTCCGGACCGGCTCGGCAGCAAACACGCCAACGCCCTCGATCAGGCTGGGACCGGCAAAAGTATCAATGAGCAACATGGGTCGAAAACGCCAATACAGCCTGCGTCGACAGGCTGGAAAGACAAGCGAATCTACCGATCCGCAGAGTACGACGCTCCAACGCCCATATTGGGAGTTTTACGAAAAACGCAAATCACATTTTTCGGTACACCGATCAGTGCGTCAGCGACACATTCATGATGTTGACGCCGTCCGGCGCAGGCGGGTTTTCCGGCACAAAGAAGTCCGGCAGCAATTCCTCGCCCGGCGAGACCGAATACTGGTCCAGATCGGTCACGCCTTCGGACACCAGGAAGCTGTCATCGATCAGGAAATTGCCTGTGAAACTCGCCGCCGGCTTGTTCAGTACATGATAGGCTGTGTCGGCCAGAATCTCCGGCTTGCGGCAATTCTTGAAGGCTTCCGTGCCGGCCAGAACATTGGCAATCGCGGCGGTGGCGACAGCGGTGCGCGGCCAGATGGCGTTTGCGGCAATCTTGCCCCTGAACTCACCCGACCAGCCCAGAATGCACAGGCTCATGCCGTATTTCGCGCTGGTATAGGCGACATGCGGCGCGAACCATTTCGGATCCATATCCAGTGGTGGTGACAGCGCCAGGATGTGCGGGTTTTCGGATTTTTCCAGATGCGGCAGGCATTTTTGCGTCACCAGAAAGGTGCCGCGCGCATTGACCTGATGCATCAGATCCCAGCGCTTGATCGGCGTCTCGGCCGTGGACCGCGGGAAAATCGCCGAGGCATTATTGATGACCGCATCAATGCCGCCGAAATGATCCACGGTTCTGGCGATGGCCTGTTCGACATTGTCCTCCTCGCGGATATCGACGACCAGCGGCAAGGCCTTGCCGCCAGCCTTCTCGATCGCCTCGGCGGCGGTATAGATCGTGCCTTCCAGCTTCGGATGCGGATCAGTCGTCTTGGCAGCAACAACAATATTCGCCCCGTCGCGCGCACAGCGCTCGGCGATTGCGAGGCCAATGCCCCGGCTCGCGCCGGTAATGAAAATCGTTTTTCCTTCAAGCGACATGTCGCCCTCCCCCGGGACTAGTATTGTAATCCGCGCCAGACCCGTCCGGTCGGGCAATAAAGCCCGTCCTCACGGCGGCAACGATTCAGCGTGAACATGACGGTCTCTGCCCGGCCAACGACTTCCGTGAGATCGATATAGCCGGGGCCACCGCCTTGCGGATATTGCGGATTGGGCGCAACGCGGCTGTCGGTCGAGCTGTCACGATTATCGCCCATCACGAAAATCTGGCCCGCCGGCACACGGAAGGGGCCGGCATTGTCCAGAGGATAGGAATCCGAGCGCTCGTAGATGTCGTGCGTCACGCCATTGGGCAGGGTTTCCAGATAGGCATCGACGGTCACCGGCTGGCGTCCGCGATGATCGAGATAGGTGCGTTGTCCCACGGGTGCGCGCTCGACCATCTCGCCATTGATGAATAACCGACCATTCTGGACCATGATCACATCGCCCGGCAGGCCGATGACGCGCTTGATCAGATTGCGGCGCGTTTCCGGCGTCCGGAAAACAATGACGTCGCCGCGCTCGGGGTCGCGCGGGAAAATCCGTGTGTCGAGATTGTCCGGCAGATAATAGCCGAGCCCCAGCGGCAGCGAATGGCGCGAATAACCATAGGCCCATTTGGACACCAGAACCCGGTCGCCCACTTCCAGCGACGGCTGCATGCTTTCCGACGGGATGTGGAAAGGCGCAAACAGGAAGGTGATAATGGTCAGCCACACCGCGGCCACACCTGCAAAAAAACGAATTGTATCCATAACTTCACCGGCCGCATTTCCGGCCAGCCTTTTTATTGTCGACATCACTTGAGTTTTACCGCCGTTCCATAGGCCAGAATTTCTGATGACCCTTCCATAATGGCCGAGGTCGAGAAACGAAAGCTGATGATGGCGTCAGCGCCCATTTCTTGCGCATTTTTAAGCATCCGCGCATAGGCCTCATCGCGGGATTCTTCCAGCAATTCGGAATATTCATTCACCTCTCCGCCCAGAAGATTGCGGATCGAAGCGAAAATATCGCGAACAAAAAACCGCGCCTTCACGACGCTGCCACGGCAAATGCCGAGAATTTCACCCACCTCGCGGCCGGGAATGTCATGCGCCATGGTCACGGGAAGGGTCATGAAGAGCTCTTCTCATTGCCGTCCGTCCGTTCCTCGACGGCTGTCAGGAAAACCAGCGCAATGCCGGCAGACGGAATGACGGCAAGGATGAGCCATAATATCGACCAGGGAAAGGCAAGTATCCAGTCAGAAAGCCGGGCAATCGTGATCGCAATCGCCAGCGCGATGGCGCCTCCGAATACCAGCCCGTATCCGAGCCGCAAGCGGGTCTGAATGCGCTGCATGGGGGATTGCCTCCGTCGGACCTTTTCTGGTCATATTTCTATGGTGCGTTGCACCGGCAACGAAAACAAGCCTTTAAAGGTATGTCAGACGATCGAGGCGCAGATGAAAAATGTCACTCCCCAACCCGTAGCGACCGAAAATTCCGACGATCGGCTGATCGCCGGCATCGGGTATGTCCTGTTTCTGGTCGGCCCGACCAATCTGGTGACGATGATTATCGCCGCCGTCATCGCCTATATGCGGCGGGACAAGGCGCCGGAATGGATTGCCACCCACTATGAGTTCCAGCTTCGCACCCTGATTTATGCGGCCGCATTGCTTGTCGTTTCGATAATCTGCGCGGTGACTGTCATCCTGCTGCCGGTCGCCATACTCATCTGGGCGCTCTGGTCGATCTGGGTGATTGTCCGCGTGATAGTCGGCCTGATCCGGCTGGTCGACGGGCGGCCCAATCCGGACCCGACGACCTTCTGGGTCTAGGCGCCCAGAGCGGCATCATCCGCCAGCACGGCCATGCCGGACTGGATACCCGCGAGCGCGGCCGGGGCCGTACTCAGAACCGTCTCCGCAAAATGCCGCGCCAGCGTGATCTTGCCATGAGCGAAGGCCGGGTCGCCCTCGGCATTCTTCAAACGCCGCTGCGCTGAAACCGCACCGACGCACAAGAGCCAGCCGCCGGTCACATCCCCCGCCAGCTTGAGAAAGGCGGTCGCTCCGGCCAGCACATCCGAGCGATCCCGTCCGGACGCGGTCGCCCACTTGGCCGCCGCTTCCAGCGCATCTGCTGCCGGTGCGAGCCGCTTGGCCAGCTTGGGTAGTTCCGGATTGGACGAGGTCGCACAATCCTCGACGGTCTGCCGGATATCGGCCAGCAATTCGCGGATCGGCGCGCCTCCGGCCATGGACAGTTTGCGGCCGATCAGATCCATCGCCTGAATGCCGTTGGTGCCTTCATAGATCGGCGCGATCCGGGCATCGCGATAATGCTGGGCCGCACCGGTTTCCTCGATGAACCCCATCCCGCCATGAATCTGGATACCGAGCGAGGCGACCTCGACCCCGACATCGGTTGCCCAGGCCTTGGCAATCGGCGTCAGCAATTCCTCGCGACGCTTCGAATAGGCCCGGTCTTCCGCGTCCGGCTCGAATTCGGCCTCATCAGCCGACACCGCACAATTATAGCAAATGGCGCGCGCCGCCTCGATTTTGGATTTCATCGTCGTCAGCATCTGACGGACATCGGGATGGTGGATGATGGCGTGCGGCCCATCGCCTTCCGCGCCGGGCGCGCGGCCCTGTTTGCGGTCCAGCGCATAGGCCAGCGCCTGTTGATAGGCACGTTCGGCAATGCCGACGCCCTGAACGCCCACGGCCAGCCGCGCGGCATTCATCATGATGAACATCGCCGCCATACCGCCAAATTCCTCGCCGATCAGCCAGCCCTTGGCACCCGCCATTTCCATGACGCAGGTCGGGCTGCCATGAATGCCCAGCTTGTGCTCCAGGCCGATGGCCTGGATCGCATTGCGCTCGCCCAACGAACCATCCTCATTCACCAGGAATTTGGGAATCACGAAAAGCGAGATGCCTTTTGTCCCGGCGGGACCATCCGGCGTACGCGCCAGCACTGTGTGGATGATATTCCCGGCGCAATCATGCTCCCCCCAGGTGATGTAGATTTTCTGGCCACTGACCGCCCAGCTGCCATCGCCATTGGGTTCCGCCTTGGTGCGCAGCG
Proteins encoded in this window:
- a CDS encoding SET domain-containing protein translates to MLLIDTFAGPSLIEGVGVFAAEPVRKGARVWTLDLSIDRVVTPEELERASPVYQRFIERYAYFDAGLGGYLLDGDHSRFLNHSDDAAIEFRADGDGFARRAIRKGEELTCNYNEFMPSLVILPSRVQDFQNRHI
- a CDS encoding NAD(P)-dependent oxidoreductase, translating into MSLEGKTIFITGASRGIGLAIAERCARDGANIVVAAKTTDPHPKLEGTIYTAAEAIEKAGGKALPLVVDIREEDNVEQAIARTVDHFGGIDAVINNASAIFPRSTAETPIKRWDLMHQVNARGTFLVTQKCLPHLEKSENPHILALSPPLDMDPKWFAPHVAYTSAKYGMSLCILGWSGEFRGKIAANAIWPRTAVATAAIANVLAGTEAFKNCRKPEILADTAYHVLNKPAASFTGNFLIDDSFLVSEGVTDLDQYSVSPGEELLPDFFVPENPPAPDGVNIMNVSLTH
- the lepB gene encoding signal peptidase I — protein: MDTIRFFAGVAAVWLTIITFLFAPFHIPSESMQPSLEVGDRVLVSKWAYGYSRHSLPLGLGYYLPDNLDTRIFPRDPERGDVIVFRTPETRRNLIKRVIGLPGDVIMVQNGRLFINGEMVERAPVGQRTYLDHRGRQPVTVDAYLETLPNGVTHDIYERSDSYPLDNAGPFRVPAGQIFVMGDNRDSSTDSRVAPNPQYPQGGGPGYIDLTEVVGRAETVMFTLNRCRREDGLYCPTGRVWRGLQY
- a CDS encoding YbjQ family protein; amino-acid sequence: MTLPVTMAHDIPGREVGEILGICRGSVVKARFFVRDIFASIRNLLGGEVNEYSELLEESRDEAYARMLKNAQEMGADAIISFRFSTSAIMEGSSEILAYGTAVKLK
- a CDS encoding acyl-CoA dehydrogenase; this translates as MYRAPIDDIRFALEEIAVMDGLKATGAFPELSSDLTAAILEEAGRFSGDVLAPLNRPGDLEGCTLNDGVVTTPKGIKEAYAQFVEGGWQGLQFPTEVGGMGLPRVLGAAVMETLQSANMAFSLGPMLTFGAIEALIAKGSDEQKAMYLPKLLTGEWSATMQLTEPQAGSDVGALRTKAEPNGDGSWAVSGQKIYITWGEHDCAGNIIHTVLARTPDGPAGTKGISLFVIPKFLVNEDGSLGERNAIQAIGLEHKLGIHGSPTCVMEMAGAKGWLIGEEFGGMAAMFIMMNAARLAVGVQGVGIAERAYQQALAYALDRKQGRAPGAEGDGPHAIIHHPDVRQMLTTMKSKIEAARAICYNCAVSADEAEFEPDAEDRAYSKRREELLTPIAKAWATDVGVEVASLGIQIHGGMGFIEETGAAQHYRDARIAPIYEGTNGIQAMDLIGRKLSMAGGAPIRELLADIRQTVEDCATSSNPELPKLAKRLAPAADALEAAAKWATASGRDRSDVLAGATAFLKLAGDVTGGWLLCVGAVSAQRRLKNAEGDPAFAHGKITLARHFAETVLSTAPAALAGIQSGMAVLADDAALGA